The following proteins come from a genomic window of Aquimarina sp. MAR_2010_214:
- a CDS encoding type IX secretion system membrane protein PorP/SprF gives MKKIRIIVVTSFLSIMFFNSYAKQDAQYTQYMYNTISVNPAYAGSRGVMSIMGLHRSQWVGLDGAPRTQTLTLNTPIGGNERVGLGLSIVNDEIGPTSETYFDIDFSYTIPTSETGKLSLGIKAGGHLLNVDFQKLSQFNTNDALFENNIDNKFSPNVGVGVYYHTDKFYVGLSAPNLLETDHFDESTTTSNSDAVSFLAEERVNYYLIAGHVFDLSDDVKFKPAVLGKLVFGAPLQVDISANFLLYDRLTLGAAYRWSAALSGTIGFQISDALMIGFAYDRETTELGQSQFNDGSYEVFLRFELFKKYNRMLTPRFF, from the coding sequence ATGAAAAAAATAAGAATAATAGTTGTGACATCGTTTTTGAGCATTATGTTTTTTAACAGTTATGCAAAACAAGATGCTCAGTACACTCAGTATATGTATAACACTATAAGTGTTAATCCTGCCTATGCTGGTAGTCGAGGGGTAATGAGTATTATGGGACTTCATCGTAGTCAGTGGGTTGGTTTAGATGGAGCTCCCCGAACCCAGACACTTACCCTTAATACCCCAATTGGGGGTAATGAACGTGTTGGTTTAGGATTATCTATAGTTAATGATGAGATTGGCCCTACAAGTGAGACTTATTTTGATATTGATTTTTCATACACGATTCCTACTTCAGAAACAGGTAAATTAAGCTTAGGTATAAAAGCGGGAGGTCATTTACTGAATGTTGATTTTCAAAAACTATCACAATTCAATACCAATGATGCATTATTTGAGAATAATATAGACAATAAGTTTAGTCCTAATGTTGGAGTTGGAGTTTATTATCATACCGATAAGTTTTATGTAGGTTTAAGTGCTCCCAATTTATTAGAAACGGATCATTTTGATGAGAGTACAACTACAAGTAATAGCGATGCAGTTAGTTTTCTGGCAGAGGAGCGTGTTAATTATTATTTAATAGCAGGTCATGTTTTTGATTTGAGTGATGATGTAAAGTTTAAGCCAGCAGTTTTAGGTAAATTGGTGTTCGGAGCGCCATTACAAGTTGATATTTCAGCTAATTTTTTATTGTATGATCGTTTGACATTGGGAGCTGCTTATCGTTGGAGTGCAGCCTTAAGTGGTACAATAGGGTTTCAGATCTCAGATGCATTAATGATTGGATTTGCATATGATCGAGAAACGACTGAGTTAGGTCAGAGTCAATTTAATGACGGAAGTTATGAGGTATTTCTCAGATTCGAACTCTTCAAAAAATACAATAGAATGCTAACACCTCGTTTCTTTTAA